The Brenneria rubrifaciens genome has a window encoding:
- a CDS encoding YniB family protein, producing the protein MTYQLAGRIAVVKRIAGWIIFIPALLSTLVSLANYLYAYKQRREGIDAVLLDFLYLMIDMVRFNTPFLDNFWYNSPVPDFSRFFVPSSLMFWLIYILIFVGLALQVSGARMSRQVKAIREGIEDQLILDKAKGNESRTREALEARVVMPHHTIFLQFFPLYILPLILAGLGYVILRLLGIPV; encoded by the coding sequence ATGACATATCAACTGGCTGGCCGTATTGCCGTGGTTAAACGTATCGCGGGATGGATAATTTTTATTCCGGCGTTGCTGTCTACACTCGTTTCGTTAGCCAATTATCTTTATGCCTATAAACAGAGAAGGGAGGGGATTGATGCGGTTCTGCTGGATTTTTTGTACTTGATGATTGATATGGTTCGCTTCAATACGCCATTTCTGGATAATTTTTGGTATAACTCGCCGGTTCCTGATTTTTCGCGCTTTTTTGTGCCGTCAAGCCTGATGTTCTGGTTGATTTACATCCTGATTTTTGTCGGACTGGCGCTACAGGTGTCTGGCGCGCGTATGTCTCGTCAGGTGAAAGCTATTCGTGAGGGTATCGAAGATCAGCTGATTCTGGATAAAGCGAAGGGTAACGAAAGCCGTACGCGCGAAGCATTAGAAGCGCGTGTTGTGATGCCGCACCACACCATTTTTCTGCAATTTTTTCCGCTTTATATCCTGCCGCTGATTCTGGCCGGCTTGGGGTACGTGATTTTACGCTTACTGGGAATTCCCGTCTGA
- a CDS encoding fructosamine kinase family protein, protein MWQAISQILEEYLGAADIQERQALPGGEIHSAWYVRYGEHEVFVKCDIREMLPKFTAEADQLSLLARSQTVNIPVVYGVGSSRDNSFLLLEYLPVKPLDAHGAWCLGEQLAHLHQWSDQPQFGLDFDNDLSTTPQPNCWQRRWPTFFAEQRIGWQLQLAAEKGMHFGDIETLIARVEERLLGHQPQPSLLHGDLWPDNCANSHNGCYLFDPACYWGDRECDLAMLPLYPKLPPQIYDGYQSVWPLDKDFIERQPVYQIYYLLNRANLFGGKNILEAQQAIEQQFNL, encoded by the coding sequence ATGTGGCAAGCAATCAGCCAAATTCTGGAAGAATACCTCGGTGCCGCTGACATTCAGGAGCGCCAGGCATTACCCGGCGGAGAAATCCACTCCGCATGGTATGTCCGCTATGGCGAGCACGAAGTTTTCGTCAAGTGCGATATCCGTGAAATGCTGCCCAAATTCACCGCCGAAGCCGACCAACTCTCGTTACTGGCCCGCAGTCAAACCGTGAATATTCCCGTGGTTTACGGTGTCGGCAGTTCCCGCGACAACAGCTTCCTGCTATTGGAATACCTGCCGGTAAAACCGCTGGATGCTCACGGCGCCTGGTGCCTCGGCGAACAGTTGGCGCACCTGCATCAATGGAGCGATCAGCCGCAGTTTGGGCTGGATTTTGACAATGACCTGTCAACCACGCCGCAGCCTAATTGCTGGCAGCGACGGTGGCCCACGTTCTTTGCTGAACAGCGGATTGGCTGGCAGCTTCAGTTAGCCGCCGAAAAAGGCATGCATTTCGGTGACATCGAAACGCTGATCGCGCGTGTAGAGGAAAGGCTGTTAGGTCATCAGCCTCAGCCATCACTGCTGCATGGCGACCTATGGCCCGATAACTGCGCTAACAGCCACAATGGATGCTACCTGTTCGATCCGGCCTGTTACTGGGGCGACAGGGAGTGCGACCTGGCGATGTTGCCGCTTTATCCTAAGCTGCCACCACAAATTTATGACGGCTATCAGAGCGTATGGCCGCTGGATAAAGACTTTATCGAACGCCAGCCGGTCTACCAAATTTATTATCTGCTCAACCGCGCCAATCTATTTGGCGGGAAAAACATTCTTGAGGCGCAACAGGCTATTGAGCAACAGTTCAATCTATGA
- a CDS encoding DUF2627 domain-containing protein, whose product MNGIFSKEVLSTNVSVEYRFSAEPYLSASISNDFGLSV is encoded by the coding sequence ATGAATGGCATTTTCAGTAAAGAAGTCTTGAGTACAAACGTTAGCGTTGAATACCGCTTCTCTGCCGAACCTTATCTTAGTGCCTCAATCAGTAACGACTTTGGTTTGTCTGTATAA
- a CDS encoding DUF986 family protein, with protein MTFTDIVLVMLIGLALFYAVYVEFILDQLKGKTQLRVVLKRTNRLDALIFIGLVGILIYKNVMNNGTTITTALLLFLALIAFYLAYIRRPKLLFKLTGFFYVNIFISYHRIQNMNLSEDGILVIDLEQRRLLIHVSQLDDLEKIYNFMIENQ; from the coding sequence ATGACGTTTACGGATATCGTTCTGGTGATGCTGATCGGACTGGCGCTGTTTTATGCCGTTTACGTTGAATTCATTCTGGATCAGCTGAAGGGTAAAACACAGCTACGCGTTGTGCTAAAACGAACAAACCGGCTGGATGCCCTTATTTTCATTGGTCTGGTGGGAATTCTTATTTATAAGAATGTCATGAATAACGGTACGACAATAACCACCGCGCTTTTACTTTTTCTGGCACTCATCGCGTTCTATCTTGCTTATATTCGGCGCCCAAAATTATTGTTCAAATTAACAGGATTCTTTTATGTCAATATATTTATTTCTTATCACCGTATTCAAAATATGAATTTATCAGAAGATGGGATTTTGGTTATTGACCTTGAACAGCGCCGGTTACTAATACACGTCAGTCAGCTTGATGATCTGGAAAAAATATATAATTTTATGATTGAAAATCAATAG
- a CDS encoding metal ABC transporter permease: MSMLISWLTEPLAYPFMQRAVIAAIVTGTVCAVLSCYLVLKGWSLMGDAISHAVLPGIVLAFWLGIPLVIGAFASGIFCAVATGYVKEHSRVKEDTVMGIIFSGMFALGLVLFARIDTDQHLNHILFGNVLGITGQELTQLLVIAAITLFVILLKWRDFMLYCFDPGHARVIGLPVKLLHYGLLCLLALTIVASLQAVGVILVIAMLIAPGIIAFMVCKRFDRMLMLATVASVASCVAGTLISFHIDGATGPCIVLVQALFFTLALTYHQWKLRRSATLAAGAKIA, from the coding sequence ATGAGCATGCTAATCAGTTGGTTAACCGAACCGCTCGCCTACCCGTTTATGCAGCGAGCGGTTATCGCCGCCATCGTTACGGGGACGGTATGCGCCGTCTTGTCCTGCTATCTGGTGCTGAAGGGGTGGTCGCTGATGGGCGACGCGATTTCTCATGCCGTTTTGCCCGGCATTGTTCTGGCGTTTTGGCTTGGTATCCCGCTGGTCATCGGCGCTTTTGCATCCGGCATCTTTTGCGCCGTCGCCACTGGCTATGTCAAAGAACATAGCCGGGTAAAAGAAGATACGGTCATGGGCATCATCTTTTCCGGTATGTTTGCGCTGGGTCTGGTGTTGTTTGCCCGCATTGATACCGACCAGCATCTCAACCATATTTTGTTCGGCAACGTACTGGGAATTACCGGACAAGAGCTGACGCAACTCCTGGTCATTGCCGCCATTACGCTATTTGTCATCCTGCTGAAATGGCGCGATTTCATGCTCTACTGCTTTGATCCCGGCCATGCGCGTGTAATTGGTCTGCCGGTGAAACTGCTGCACTATGGTCTGCTCTGCCTGCTGGCGTTAACCATTGTGGCATCGTTACAGGCGGTCGGCGTGATTTTGGTGATCGCGATGCTGATCGCGCCGGGTATCATCGCGTTTATGGTATGCAAACGCTTTGACCGCATGCTGATGCTGGCAACGGTGGCGTCTGTGGCGTCCTGCGTCGCCGGAACCTTAATCAGTTTCCACATTGATGGCGCCACCGGCCCTTGTATTGTGCTCGTTCAAGCGTTGTTCTTTACGCTGGCTCTGACTTATCATCAGTGGAAACTTCGCAGAAGCGCAACGTTGGCTGCCGGAGCTAAAATAGCCTAA
- a CDS encoding metal ABC transporter substrate-binding protein, translating to MTGFQAHFFPYLRRFALPCALLMLASVHTQAAEKLKVVTTFTVIQDIAQNIAGDAATVESITKPGAEIHDYQPTPRDIVKAQSAQLILWNGMNLERWFERFFENVKDVPAIVVTEGITPQSIREGAYHGNPNPHAWMSPSNARIYIENIRAGLVKYDPQNADIYNRNAKAYAEKVNAIDAPLRERLSRIPEAQRWLVTSEGAFSYLAKDYQFNEVYLWPINADEQGSPQQVRRVIDTVREKHIPVVFSESTVSDKPAKQVSKETGARYGGVLYVDSLSNEKGPVPTYIDLLNVTVETIAKGFDQ from the coding sequence ATGACCGGCTTTCAGGCGCATTTCTTTCCCTATCTGCGACGTTTTGCCTTGCCGTGCGCATTACTCATGCTGGCCAGCGTCCATACTCAGGCGGCTGAAAAGCTCAAAGTCGTCACCACTTTCACGGTTATTCAGGATATCGCGCAAAACATCGCAGGTGATGCCGCGACGGTAGAGTCAATTACCAAACCAGGAGCGGAAATTCACGACTACCAGCCGACGCCGCGCGACATCGTTAAAGCGCAGTCAGCTCAGTTGATACTGTGGAATGGCATGAATCTGGAGCGCTGGTTTGAGCGCTTTTTTGAAAATGTCAAAGATGTTCCCGCCATAGTGGTGACGGAAGGGATTACGCCGCAATCCATTCGTGAAGGCGCCTACCATGGCAATCCCAATCCGCATGCCTGGATGTCGCCTTCCAATGCGCGGATTTATATCGAGAATATTCGTGCGGGACTGGTAAAATACGATCCGCAGAATGCCGACATCTATAATCGCAATGCCAAAGCCTATGCGGAAAAAGTCAACGCGATCGATGCCCCTCTGCGCGAACGCCTCTCTCGTATTCCTGAAGCGCAACGGTGGCTGGTGACCAGTGAAGGCGCCTTTAGCTATCTGGCCAAAGATTATCAATTCAATGAAGTATACTTATGGCCAATAAACGCGGATGAACAGGGATCGCCTCAACAGGTACGCCGCGTGATTGATACCGTCCGGGAGAAACACATTCCTGTCGTATTCAGCGAAAGCACCGTCTCGGACAAACCGGCAAAACAAGTCAGCAAAGAAACCGGGGCCAGGTATGGCGGAGTTCTCTATGTTGATTCTCTGTCAAATGAAAAAGGCCCGGTCCCTACCTACATCGACCTGCTGAACGTCACGGTAGAAACCATCGCCAAAGGATTTGATCAATGA
- the rlmA gene encoding 23S rRNA (guanine(745)-N(1))-methyltransferase: MSYQCPLCQQALHRINQQWSCGRHSFDCAKEGYVNLLPVQFKRSKQPGDSAEMMRARRAFLDAGHYQPLREFVTQRADEKLAQDATALLDIGCGEGYYTAGQAACLKWRRELTVYGLDISKAAIQQAAKRYKNVDFCVASSLRLPFDDRSLDAILKIYAPCNDAELQRTVKIGGWVITVSPGPRHLFQLKAEVYEQAQLHVIKDETLVGFELVEQQTLSYPMQLTGQEGAALLQMTPFAWRATPMVNQRLQDAPQFICETDFIIRLHQRIGSLPASSCCAGRQGSV, translated from the coding sequence ATGTCTTATCAATGCCCACTGTGTCAGCAAGCCTTGCACCGGATAAATCAGCAATGGTCATGCGGCCGCCATAGTTTTGACTGTGCGAAAGAAGGCTATGTGAATTTGTTGCCGGTGCAATTTAAACGCTCGAAACAACCGGGTGACAGTGCCGAGATGATGCGGGCTCGCAGAGCGTTTCTGGATGCAGGCCACTATCAGCCGTTGCGTGAGTTCGTGACGCAGCGTGCTGATGAAAAATTAGCGCAAGACGCGACCGCCCTGCTGGATATTGGCTGCGGAGAAGGGTATTACACGGCGGGGCAGGCGGCGTGTTTGAAATGGCGAAGAGAACTGACAGTTTACGGACTGGATATCTCAAAAGCGGCGATCCAGCAGGCGGCGAAGCGCTATAAGAATGTCGATTTTTGCGTGGCGTCAAGCCTGCGTCTGCCTTTCGACGATCGGTCGCTGGACGCCATATTGAAAATTTATGCCCCCTGCAATGATGCCGAATTGCAGCGCACGGTGAAAATAGGCGGGTGGGTGATAACCGTATCACCTGGGCCTCGACATCTTTTTCAACTCAAGGCCGAAGTCTACGAGCAGGCGCAGTTGCATGTGATCAAAGATGAGACGCTGGTGGGATTTGAGCTTGTCGAGCAACAAACGCTGTCCTATCCGATGCAGTTGACGGGGCAGGAAGGTGCTGCATTGTTGCAGATGACGCCATTTGCCTGGCGGGCGACGCCGATGGTTAACCAACGTTTACAGGATGCGCCGCAATTCATTTGTGAGACAGACTTTATTATCCGGTTGCATCAGCGCATTGGGTCATTGCCAGCCTCGTCGTGTTGCGCTGGCCGGCAGGGGAGCGTGTAG
- a CDS encoding metal ABC transporter permease, which yields MIDILLQPFGYNYMVKAIWVSAMVGGVCAFLSAYLMLKGWSLMGDALSHSVVPGVAGAYALGLPYVVGAFFTGMLAALAMTLIRHITRLREDAIIGFIFSTFFAVGLLIISLNPTSVNVQSIIFGNILGIADEDVLQVEIIIGVTFVILCLLWKDLLAVFFDENHAQSIGLSPLRLKILFFTLLSACTVAALQTVGAILVIAMVITPGATAYLLTDRFDRLVLIAIALGSISSAAGAYLSFFLDGATGGVIVTLQTLIFLLAFLFAPKQGLLTSRRARQRDQQGDAL from the coding sequence ATGATCGACATCCTATTACAGCCCTTCGGTTATAACTACATGGTGAAAGCGATCTGGGTCAGCGCAATGGTGGGCGGCGTCTGTGCCTTTCTTTCCGCTTATCTGATGCTGAAAGGCTGGTCATTGATGGGGGATGCCCTGTCGCACTCGGTTGTTCCCGGTGTGGCGGGCGCTTACGCGCTGGGTTTGCCGTATGTCGTCGGCGCGTTTTTTACCGGTATGCTGGCTGCGCTGGCTATGACGCTCATCCGACATATTACCCGGCTACGTGAAGACGCCATCATCGGCTTTATTTTTTCTACATTCTTCGCGGTCGGTTTATTGATTATTTCGCTCAATCCGACGTCAGTTAACGTTCAGTCGATTATTTTCGGCAATATTCTGGGTATCGCCGACGAAGATGTTCTTCAGGTGGAAATTATCATCGGGGTGACGTTCGTGATCCTATGTCTGCTATGGAAAGATCTGCTTGCCGTGTTTTTTGATGAAAACCATGCACAATCCATCGGCCTTTCTCCGCTGAGGTTGAAAATCCTTTTCTTTACCCTGCTCAGCGCCTGTACCGTTGCCGCATTGCAAACCGTTGGCGCCATTCTGGTAATCGCAATGGTCATTACCCCTGGCGCCACAGCTTATCTTCTTACCGACCGGTTTGACCGTCTGGTGCTGATTGCCATAGCGCTGGGGTCCATTTCCAGCGCCGCGGGCGCTTACCTGAGTTTTTTTCTCGACGGCGCAACCGGCGGCGTTATCGTCACACTGCAAACCTTGATATTCCTGCTGGCGTTTTTATTCGCCCCGAAACAGGGATTGCTGACATCACGCCGCGCCCGACAGCGCGATCAGCAGGGAGACGCGCTATGA
- the cspE gene encoding transcription antiterminator/RNA stability regulator CspE, with the protein MAKMKGQVKWFNESKGFGFITPADGSKDVFVHFSAIQGNGFKTLAEGQNVEFEIQDGQKGPSAVNVTAL; encoded by the coding sequence ATGGCAAAGATGAAAGGTCAGGTTAAGTGGTTCAACGAGTCTAAAGGTTTTGGTTTCATCACCCCGGCTGACGGTAGCAAAGATGTATTCGTACACTTCTCTGCAATTCAAGGTAACGGCTTCAAAACACTGGCTGAAGGTCAGAATGTAGAGTTTGAAATTCAAGATGGTCAGAAAGGTCCGTCAGCAGTGAATGTTACTGCGCTGTAA
- a CDS encoding manganese/iron ABC transporter ATP-binding protein produces the protein MSSDTAAQSLDVHDVSVTYSNGHQAIRHASFSLSGGTICALVGVNGSGKSTLFKSIMGLVKPTSGHVLLNNKPIFQALKQNLVAYVPQTEDVDWNFPVLVSDVVMMGRYGKMNFLRIPSQQDRAIVAESLERVGLSALRERQIGELSGGQKKRVFLARALAQQGSVLLLDEPFTGVDVKTENAIIDLLRTLRDEGHLILVATHNLGSVPEFCDNVILVNRTVLAAGPTHSTFTQRNLEKTFGGVLRHINLGGPHLHDDDDSRSVTVLTDDERPAVFYGSTKSDSPALSSVQVEKKHR, from the coding sequence ATGAGCAGTGATACCGCAGCACAATCATTAGATGTCCATGATGTTTCCGTCACTTATAGCAACGGGCATCAGGCGATACGGCACGCCTCTTTTTCGCTGAGCGGCGGAACGATTTGCGCGCTGGTCGGGGTAAACGGCAGTGGGAAATCGACGTTATTCAAAAGTATCATGGGGCTGGTTAAACCCACCTCCGGGCACGTGTTGCTTAACAATAAGCCTATTTTTCAGGCGCTGAAACAGAACTTGGTGGCCTATGTTCCACAAACCGAAGATGTGGACTGGAACTTCCCCGTACTGGTTTCCGATGTCGTCATGATGGGGCGCTACGGCAAAATGAATTTTCTGCGCATACCCAGCCAGCAGGATCGTGCCATCGTCGCCGAATCACTGGAACGCGTGGGGCTTTCCGCGCTGCGTGAGCGTCAAATCGGCGAACTCTCCGGCGGACAGAAAAAACGCGTCTTTCTCGCCCGCGCGCTGGCGCAGCAAGGCAGCGTATTGCTGCTGGACGAACCGTTCACCGGCGTCGATGTCAAAACCGAGAACGCCATTATCGATCTGCTCCGCACACTGCGCGACGAAGGACACTTGATTCTGGTCGCCACGCACAACCTCGGCAGCGTGCCAGAATTCTGCGATAACGTGATTCTGGTCAACCGGACCGTTCTGGCGGCCGGTCCCACCCACAGCACCTTTACCCAACGCAATCTGGAAAAAACCTTTGGCGGGGTGCTGCGCCATATTAATCTTGGTGGCCCACACCTTCACGACGATGACGATTCGCGTTCCGTAACGGTATTGACAGACGATGAGCGTCCGGCTGTTTTCTACGGCTCAACCAAGAGCGATTCTCCCGCTTTAAGCTCTGTACAGGTGGAGAAAAAGCACCGATGA
- the mntP gene encoding manganese efflux pump MntP: MNLSATLILAFGMSMDAFAASIGKGAVLHKPRFRDAIRTGLIFGIIEAITPLIGWTLGFFASQYILEWDHWVAFTLLVILGGRMIAEGFKKTEACAHEKIKKHSLALLMCTAIATSLDAMAIGVGLAFLQVNIFHTAMVIGMATMIMVTFGMLIGRYIGPLLGKKAEIVGGVILIGIGCNILYEHIGNLA, from the coding sequence ATGAACTTATCAGCAACCCTTATTCTTGCATTTGGTATGTCTATGGATGCGTTCGCCGCATCTATCGGTAAAGGTGCCGTACTGCACAAACCCCGTTTTCGGGACGCCATACGCACCGGTCTCATCTTCGGTATCATTGAAGCCATTACGCCGTTAATCGGTTGGACCTTAGGTTTTTTTGCCAGCCAGTATATTCTCGAATGGGATCATTGGGTTGCATTCACCTTACTGGTGATCCTCGGCGGCCGTATGATTGCCGAAGGCTTCAAGAAAACAGAAGCCTGCGCGCATGAAAAAATCAAAAAACATAGTCTGGCGCTGCTGATGTGCACTGCGATCGCCACCAGTCTTGATGCGATGGCGATCGGTGTCGGACTGGCTTTCTTGCAGGTCAATATCTTCCACACCGCTATGGTTATCGGTATGGCAACCATGATTATGGTGACGTTCGGCATGCTGATTGGAAGATACATCGGCCCGCTGCTTGGCAAAAAGGCCGAAATAGTAGGCGGCGTAATACTGATAGGTATTGGCTGTAATATCCTCTATGAACATATTGGCAATCTGGCCTGA